In Lolium rigidum isolate FL_2022 chromosome 7, APGP_CSIRO_Lrig_0.1, whole genome shotgun sequence, the DNA window AAAATATATGGTGCGTAGATATTAGAGTGAGCTATGCCAGCaagtttttggaaaaaaaaaaaaatccattcatTTGAGGTGTAGGGAAAAATAAATTATGGAGCTAGAATATCATTTTTAAAGTCTGAAGAAGGCGTTTAAGTTTGGTATTTTTGCAAAAGTAGCAGATAAATTGCAATTTTCATTGAACTTAAAATACTACCTCTGTACCGTCaaggttgtctgagatttgttaaaatttagatgtatatagACACTAATAGCATCTAGATTTATCTAAACTTTAACAAATCTCATCTGGATACATCTAAACTTTAACAAATCTCAAACAAACTTTTGTGGGAAGGAGTGGAAGATCATTTTCTGAAAGAGGAGCATGTGCTCTGGAGCACACGTCATAGTTTTGTGTGGTTTTCCGTGTGGCTTCTATTACTTCGTTACTAAGCAATACTACATGTGTTGCCTTTTTTTTATCACTAGACTAAACCTTAACTGCGCAGGTGAAAAAGGACCCTGGAAAGAAAGAGATGGGACACAAGGAGGTGTGTGGCGGGCCAATGCAGAAGAAAGATGGGAAAATCTAGCGAGAAGCGCCACATCGCATCGTTCGCTCTCCGATGCGACGCCTCGTGATTAAAAAAAAGAGCATCACGCCCCCTATAGGAAGGATAGCAGAAATAGCCCGGACCTTTATCCTGTTCTTATCTAGTTATCTCTTCTCACACCCGACCTTTCCCACGTGAACCGTACCCCGAGCTCCTGGACCAGGCCGAGCTCCCGAGCTCCTTTCCCATTCCTCCGCCTCGCCCTGCGTCTCCATGCACCGCTCCGCCGACCATAGCCCCGCCACACGCAACCCCTGTCGGCTCGCAGAACGCTACAACAGCCCTGGGGAGCAGCGCGCCGTGGGGAGGCCGCTAGCTGCGAGCAGCGCCACGGGGCCATCGAGCACGTCCGGGAGGGGAGGCCGACGCCGTCGAGAGCGCTCCTGGAGGGGAAGCCGCCGCTGTGGAGCATGCATCGAAGAAGGCCACCAACGCCAAGCACGCAACATGTACGCTGCCATGAGGGGCGAGGATGCTCTGCGCGGTGGGATGCCGGcccgacggagaggaggcccgcgGCACCGGCAGAGACGGAGATGGTGGGCAGGGACCTGGCCGAGGCGGGGCGAGGACGCGGAGGGAGGAGCCGGATGGACGCGCGGCCGGAGGAGGGGCAGTCGAGCACGAGGGAGCGAGCGGGGTGGTGCCGCGTTTGCCGGCCGGAGCGCGGCAGGTCGCTGTTGCTGCTTGCTCGCACGCGCGCAcgcctgcctgcctgcctgctCGCCGCTGCTAGACtgttgctgcttgctgctgctgctcatgCGCGCGCGGATGcggatgctgctgctgcttgctcaGGCACGCCGCCGCTGCGTGCTGCTCTTGCCTCTTGGCATGGCTCTACTCCCAAATACTAGTAGCTCCAGGATTTAGTACTAATAATTGCCAGATTAACTAGTAACTTCTACTGCCAGAATAATTAAGAGTAATTGACAGATTAATTAGGCCAGTTATCATAATTTGCTTAGGGTGATTGCCAGATTACAGTAATTTGGTATTGTAGTTGACATACTCCATAGTACTCCGTATTAGTTTAGTACGGAGTTGTAATTGACATATTAGTTAGTAGTAGTTGCCTGATTAATTAGTGGTGATTGCCAGATTACTAGATCCTACTGCCATATTTACTAATTTCCAGAGTACTTATTTCGTGTAGTTACCCGTTAACAAGACTAATTACTGGATTAATTAGGGACATTATGGTTTTCTCCCCGTGTTAAAACCTGGTAATTAAATAAAATTTACTAGCCAATTATTTCTGCAACTTTAAGGCAGCTAGCAATCTTTTCAGCTAGGCTTGGCGGAAGTGCATGCCGCACTCTGTTTTTGTCCGGTAGTCCTGCTTTTTTGGTCCGTGCACCCACGAGCTGATGGAGTGGGAGTTAATTTTTTTTAGAAGGAGTGAACCGTCGCACGGAGACTCGATCTGTGCGGCGCCGCCGCCTAGTGCGGTCCAAGAAAGAAAAGCCTGTACTAGGCTAATAATGCCACAGAGTGAACTATCTTTATGCACAGGCTAATAATTCCTATCTGACAGTATTTTACTATGTTTTCTGAGACTTAAGACTTTATTATGTTTTCTGAGAAAGAAAGTGAATGCTTAGAAATGCCTCTAATCTAAGAGTTCATAAGATACCATTATTCTCTTTAATAAATTAATAAACTTTTGTCTCATAAACATACTTCTGTTAGCACTTGGAGGAACCTTGAAGGAATCCCCTCAGCACGTAGTATTCTTGGTAAGTGTCACATTGTGCTTCACATAACTCAACCCAGTGCAGTTTGCGTACGGGAAGCCCGGCGATATGAAATGTCACCGACTTAGGTTACCATCACTATATACACTTTCTTGTAAGCTGCTGCACGAAATAAGTTGAATATGCGAAATTCTTACGGTTTATGAACTCTACCCACGATAGTGAAATTCTAACGGCTGGCGTCCGTGATTTTTTCTCTCCTTTTTGAAGAggtttttccacgttaaaattgtTGTGTTGCACTATGTTGGCTTGATCTACTTCTCCCCTTTTGCCGGCCGTGATTGTAACAAAAGGGAACATGTCCGGCTGCAACATGCTAGCGGCGCGGCGTTCCGCTCCCAACTTTGGATATTCTACGTCCTGGTCATGGCGGAGACGGCGAGGCGCCAAAGACCGTCGCGACCAAGCCGCGCCATGGAAAGGTCGCGAAAACTAGCACCGAGAACGTTGTTGAGGAGCGGGATGACGAGGTTGAGGATTTTAGCATAGGGGAGAGACAAAAATATATCAAGTCTTAACATTTTCCAAAATATGTTACCTTTCTCGTGTATTCCTcaggggggcggggggggggggagcccCCCGGGGTATTCTTCATCAATAAATCAACAATTTCTGTAATTTGccgttttttttcctttcttctttcATGGGAGCCCCTCAAATCCTTGGCGCACGAGAGGGCATTCGCAAAAGACGAAGAGATGCTGGGGTGGGGGAGAGAGGGTTGGGATTTCTCTTTCTAGATGTTTAAATAAACAAACATATGAAAAATATTGATGAATCGTGACATTTCTCTTTCCAAAGGATACTTACTTTGTGAGATCGGTGCACATGAGAACCTTCTACATGTCAAGGTGCCTGAACACTCTGAAAAAGATCGTCATGTGCTCCTCCAAGTCAACTGAGGCCATAACGAGAAGCCCGAATGGGCCGGCGCTAAACCGCACTAACGTGTCGCTTTCCCCGCACAACCTCTTAGGGTCCAGCAGCTGGCTAGGCTCGACGTTCTCGGCTCCCTCTAGGGATAGGACGTTGAACACAACCTCCAGGTCCTCCTGCGATCCCACGATACCAGTGATCTCCTTCATGCCACCACGTTCACCTCCTCTTCGAGCGAACTGACTCGCGTCACCCTAAGCGTCTCGATCTCCCTCGATCCACTGAAGAATCTATTTCATGTTGCTGTCCAGCAATATCTTTCTAGGGACCGTTTGCACGCCAGCCCAACCCCTGGCGACATAGACATGCATGTTGTCGGATTCGTTGGTCCAGCCCCAGAGCAAGCGTCGTTTCTTGGCCGCGTCGTGTACGGACTTGGACTTATAGACGAGGTTGTAGTCAAAGGGCTTCCAAGTGCAGTAGTCGGTGTCCGCCTCCACCTTACTTTGTAGGGGGGCATAGGGGGGCATGGCCCCCGCCCCACGAACCAGCCAACCAGCCCCACCCCACACGAGATAAAAGAATTTTTTTTATTACTAAAGGCATCATAAACCAATAAAGAGATTTTTCGAGCGGCACCAAAGTATCTACCGTTCTTTTCACAAAAGAACACGTATACTATACAATTAACTGGGTCCGTAACTTTATAGTGTATATGGGCGTGGACATATCACCACGTTTTTCCAATGACAGATGTTTGTCCAATAGGTCATGACGCCACTAAAATTGCATTTCCGCATAAATCATCCTACCCGAAACTCATAACTCGACCAACAAGCATAAATCAATGACGGACATCATCTAAGCAGCCACCATCCTGGGCATACCCTAGAACTACAAGGCCTCTTTAGGGTCGGATGCCTTGACGACGACGGGTGCAAGCGAGCCGCTGTTCACGGCCGCCGTCGCCAGCTCCCAGGCCTCAAGTTTGGACACCTTTACGGCACCTGTCCCGTTGTTGAACACGTACAGGTGGGTGCTTCCCATCGCCGCGTGTTCGGGGTACACACGAGCCGTCATGCACGTCCTCCCGCCGTCGCCGAAGCTCTCCACCACCGTGTGATCGATCTGGCCGGATTTGTTCGTACACGGCGTGTTAGTTATGTCTGCTTTTTTTGTACAAAAGGAGACATGTTTGTGTGCGACTCACCAGTGTTCTGAGAGATATGAACTTGTCCTTCTCCACGGCGACGTCAAGAAATGCTCCGTAGGATGGCTTGTGTGCCCCTGCTTTCGTACAAGACCTGTGCATTTTCCATGTTTGCAGACAAATAAATGTTCAGATATCGTGATGTTTCCTTTCTAGATTCAGAAAAGCGTGAATGATACTTACTTTGTAAGGTCGGTGCACATGAGAACCTTGTACTTGCCACCATGTTTGAACACCCTGAAGAACACAGCAGTGTGCTCCTCCAGGTCACTGGAGGCCAAGACGAGCAGCCCGAACGGGCCGACGCCGCCGTGCACGGACGCGCCCTTCGCCGCGCACAGCCCTTTTGGATCCAGCAGCCACTCGGGGTCCAACGTCTCGGCCTCCTCCAGGTTCGGGATCTCGAACATGACCTCCACGTCCGCCTGCGAGCTCACAATGCCggcgatctccttcctgccgccgGCCTCCACGTCCGTCGCCCACTGCAGGCCGACCCGCTTCCTCCGCAGCGTCTCGATCTCCTCCACGGGCCACTGCACCAGCCGCTTCCCGTCGGCGTCCAGCCACATGGCCCTCGGGAACGCCTGGAtgccggcccagcccctggcgacgccgccgccgtcggtctcGTCCACCCACGCCCACAGCACGCGCCGCTTGTTGCGCGCGTCGTAGAAGGACTTGGACGCGTACAGGTGGCCGTGGTCGAGCCGGCGCCAGTTCTCGGGGTCGCCGCCGCGCTCTGGCTCCGCCGGCACGAATGTGTCGGCCGCGTCGTCGTAAAACCCAACCATGTAGTGGTCCTCCTTGGCGAAGTCCGTGAGCTTGAGCACATGCCTCACCCCGGCGCCGCTCGGTGCCGATGTCTCGAGCCCCTCCGTCGCGCCgtgcgccgtcgccgccaccgggAACAGGTCCGGGCACTCCAGCACGGGCACGTCCCGCGAGCTGGCGTGCAGCGGCGCGGCGTTGCGCTCCCAGCGGAGGAAGTCCGCGCTCCGGTACACCAGCAGGGACCCAACGCCGTTGACTTCGGCGACGATGCCGACCCGCCACAGGCCGTCGCGGCCGCGCCACGCCTCCGTCGGGTCACGGAAGTTGTTGCGGGTCACGTCGGCGGGGTACGGGATCACCGGGTTGCAGCTGGGCTTCTCCCACTCGCGGAGGAGCGGGTCGGAGGGGTCCTTGGCGAACGCCACGTTCTGCACCTGCACCTTGTCGGCGTCGATGCCGGTGTAGAGGATGGCCGGGCGGCCGCCGGGGAGGATGGTGGCGGAGCCCGACCAGCAGCCGTTGGCGTCGAATGGGTCGGTGGGGTCGAGCGCATTGTCGAGCGCGGCCCAGTTCACGAGGTCGCCGGAGACGGAGTGGCCCCATGATAACTTGCCGACATCCCAGGTCGGGCCGTGGGGATTGTACTGGTAGAAGAAGTGGTACAAGCCGTTGTGGTACATTGGCCCTGCCACCGTAACGGAAAACAACTGTCAGTCTCACTCTCAGTAGCTCTGTCAGTCTGCCATTGATCTTTCAGTAACCAAGATTGAGCATTAGCTGATGACTAAAACAACATCTGATAAACAGATTATATGTTCCTTATTTTAGTCCAAACTCATTTCTAAGATACATGATACAGTCGATACGCAAGATGCTCAACACAACTGAATGTATTTTATATCTGAAGCAGACGAACATGGCCTTAAGACAAATTAGTTGAAAAAGTgacggagaaggaagagaaaacaTGCGTACCATTGGGATCTGTTTTGTTTCCGTCGATCCATCATGTGTTCGTCCAGATCAAAGGATGCAAACGAGGATCACAAAATGGTTAAAATTACTTACGAAATCAAGTGGAATGTACCAAACGATAGTGCAACAAATCGCAAGGAGGACTGACCATTCTGCCAATGCTTCGCCGGTTGGAAGTGGTAGGCGGTCCGGCCATTGCCCAGGTGCTCGATTCCATTCATGGTGGTGCGAATCGGAATCGGAGAGGAAGACCAAGAGGGGACAAAGGTACTGATGGATGGGGTGGCCGATATGCAAATTGCAGAAGGCTTTCAGGGCGCAGTTATAGCCGTCCAGATCTCAAAGTTTAATGCAAGTCAAGGAGACTGGACAATAATCTAGTTCCTCGATCTCGTTTTGAAATCGCACAAGATATCAAACGAAACTACTTGCCGTCCTAGTCTCCAAAAGTTTAATTCAAGTTAATAGGACCTGCGTCCAGTGGACAGTCTTTCAagcttttttttttatatttctgcCTGACGATGCTTACCACTAGCTGACAAGGACAAAGTGCTAATCAGATGAGATGCTTAACTGAGAAGTAGCTTACGTCGATGTAACAGATCAACCACCAACCATCCTCTCTGTTCCACGAAACTTCGCAATCAGAAGAATTCTCCCCAGCTATTTTGTATATAATCTCTTACACGTTCGTTAGAATTAAATATATATACCATAGAATCAAGAAACATCATCGAAATACAAAGATCAAGACCCCACGTCAAGACAACGCGGTTTCAGGCTTTCGATGTACAGTCGTTTCTCGGAGTAGCAATTTATTGTAGAGATTTTctagtgccatcttgttcttacaTCTCTATGAACCCAGAGTGCTCCACTATTTTTAACTTCAATAACTTAAAAGTAACATCAGGAGATCAAACACGTCATGGTTCGCCAGCATTAACTCTTCGGTTCACAGCACAGTGCTCCTCCAATGTTCACCCGAATAATGTCCGGCTCCGGTTTCGTTCAAGCCGAGCCTCCCTCTGTcaacaatgaaataaagtaacgtgaattttttatttttttgatagaTGTTAGTTCTGAACTCAAAAGAAGGAAATAAAAGGCAGCAGCGATCTAACATGTAGAGAACTGCTCGGTATTATTTATATACGAGGAAAAACTACTGTTTACAACAATTTTTTGGATAGATGTTAGTTCTGAACAATAGATCAGGTAACCTGGAATCTATTTGGTCTTTGAATAAAAGGTATATCATTTAGATAAAGGTGGAGACAAAGCACAAGACTCGGCTTGGTGTCGGCTCAGAGGTCAGACAAGTCTTCTTGGTAAAGCTCACAAGCCAGCTCAAAGGCTTGGTGCAAGAAAAAATAAacagcatgacctttgctaaaaatgttACAATTTATGATCAATAATTGGCAACTATATAAAAGCATGAATAGATCCATAACATTGTCTAACAAGTCCCCAAAATAAAACTATTAGACAATTTTACCTGCACATATTGTAGAAGTGTTTTCAACACAAGTTTGCACATGATTTTGAATTAACCAGCCTACAGATTTCTTAAGATCTGAGTATAAAGTTTAACTTGACCTATGTCCAAGAGAACAGCTACTTTATGAAACTGATCTGGCCATGAATGAGCTGGCCACGAATAACAGTGAAAGCTATCATTTTATTTAAATTAAATTGTCTGCCGTGTTAGGTTGGCACGGTTAGTGTCCAATGCTTCTGCTTCAACAGTGGATGGCAAGTCCTAAAATTCTAACCATTCACAACTATAATAAACAATTGATAATTATATATAACATGGTATATTGGTATAGGCATGAATTGATCCATAACACAGGCCCATGCCCATCTTCCCAAACATGCATGAGAAGTACAGTAGTTTTTTGCCTACCCATAAATTCAGATATGTGTGCAGCAAAAAGAGATGCATGATTACATGATACTGTAACAAATTATGTATAACAGTCCAGATTTGAATATTTCATGCATTAGCACGCCTAGTTGACTGTACCAGGCGGACTTAGCACAAAAATTAATATAAGCTTGGATGTATCAAGGATGGAAACATGTAGAGGCCGTCAGGTCATGAATCTCAATCGTACTGAACCTAATGCTGCATATAGGACTTGGAACTATGGAAGcaaccaagcaaaaaaaaaatactcatttttacaTGGGTAAGATACTGGTGCCTAGCAGAGCTGCCACACCATGGGTGTGAACTTCTCGACAGATGTTCTTGTGCACACCCTTAGCCGTGGGGATTGGGGAAGATCCGAAGAGGAGCAGGAGAGCATCCTGCTCCCTGCTGCACAGTCAGTGCATGGGCGGTGGATGGTTAGCAGCACGAGACTAATAGTAGGCACGTGCATCTCAAGAACCAGGAGCAGCAGACGGGAGCTTTGGCTGGGTGGGGGCGGGACTGCAGGTGTCGGGCTAGCGGCGGTGGCCGGTGTCGGtggcggcggctggcggtggAAGGCACTAACCAAGCGAGGAGTCGGGACGGAAGGGGATCGATAGGGAAACATGGAAGGGGATTGATACCGAATTGGGGCTAGCTGTTGTGTTAGTTGGGCTGGGCTCTGGCGGCTGGCTCTCGAGCCGTCCAAGCGGAGCCCTGGGCCTACTGAGCCGAGTCACGAGCCTAATTTATAGAAAGTCAGTGCTAAGCCAAGCCAGGCTCAGCTCGAGTTTTGACGACGCTAATTTCCAAGCATGTAGATTCGCTAAGAGACTCAGAAATTTCCACCCCTAAACGTAGATTTGCTAAGTACTGAGAAATTTCCATGCAAACCTTATTGAAATGCCAATATTACTTTAATACATTCTATTACTCGGCTCTTATTTATATCGCAATCCATACAAACACTTTCCAGGTTGAGATCTTATCAGACCTGCTAAAGATGTACAAGAGGCATGCAAAGGATAACTCGGAAGCACCATGGAAGGTTCAAATGACAAGGTACGTGATTAATAATACAATGCGTGGGGTATTTACCCTTGCAAATTCCAAGTTAAGGATCATAGGAACATATTCAGAAAAACAAAGTGAAGAATTTAGAATTCAGAGCAGACCATGGTAATACATATTGAAGGACAATAAACCTTTTACTTATGTGGACCAAAAGTTAGTTCTCAAGGAGCAAGTAATGCTAAAATCAGATGGACAGTATACCTCACCTCATTTACTTATGTGGTGTGACCAAAAGTTAGTTCTCAAGGAGCAAGAAGTAATGCTAAAATCAGATGGACAGTATACCTCACCTCATTTACTTATGTGGTGTGACCAAAAGTTAGTTCTCAAAGAGCAAGAAGTAATGCTAAAATCAGATGGACAGTATACCCCACCTCATTTATCGTGTCCTATTTTTATATAATGAAGAATTTTGGCTGGCCACATCAAGGTGTGAGAAAAATCAAAAGAGCATCGACAGTGGAAAGACTGGTCACATCAGCAAAAGGTGGTACTAGCAGGCCTGGCCAGATATCATACAGCACACCGTTATAAAATTTCAACAGAGCACTCAAAAGTAGCTACTCGGTTCACCCTGGAGGCTTGTTTCTGTAATCCAAAATACATCATCTGATGTGCACATGACTGAAACCATAGTGGTAAAGAGCAATTTACTGTCAACGTGAGATAAGCAGATTCCAAATGCTAGACTTCTGAAGGACCGTATACCAGCTCACTGACCAAGAAGGGAATGCAACCAAAAGCAGGAAGCACTTTTAAGTTACAATATGTTTTGTATGTGTATGCTCACTCATAGTTACGAACTGAACTCAGTAGAGTGTTGGCTTTCCATGTTACGATGCCCTTTCTGTATGTGAATGTTAACATTATTACTGCTTATGCACTTGTTACTTGCTATAAGGCTGTAACTCATAAATGAGTTGAAGATGGTTTCTCCACTTCTATGGAGCACAACAAGTCTTGTCCATGTTGTATCAGAAGTGCTTAGAGAAGTTCGGCAAACAAAATTTGACAAGGAGGTGCAGTAATCTTTGTTTTCAAAGAGAACTTCAAGTAATTAAAGTCCACTGTAGATAAGTTTCGACTTCAGGTTGGGACTTACTGTCCAAACTAACCTATATGACCTCTCTGAACAAACATCAGAAAGTCCACCAAGACACTTGAAGGTAGCTACAGTTCACCCTGGAGGCTTGTTTCTGTAATCCGGACGGCTCATCTGATGTGCACATAACTGAACTATAGTGACAAACGAAAACAGGTTACTGACAGTGGAATGTGAGCACATTCCCAAGGGTAGACTTCTCAAGGATGTTGTATTGCAGCTCATAGACCGAGAAAGGAAGTACTAAAAGCAGGACGTACTTTCTTTCAAGTTTCAATACATTATACATGTCTGTGTGTATGTCCACGCATATAGTTATGAACTCAGTAGAGTGAAGTTGGCATTCCATATCACAATGCCTTTCTGCATGTGGATGTTCAAGTTACTGCTTATGCACTTATTACTTACTCTAAACCATGTTTGAACAATGCCCATCTATAGTGTTTACAAAATCGATGATTTATGTGCGAGAAGTCTCATCCATGTTTGTAACAGAAGTGCTTAGAGCAGTTGGGTGAACAAAAAGTTGACAAGGAGGTGCACTAATTTTTGCTTTAAAGGGCAACTTCAAGGAATTGAAGTCCACTACAGACAAGTTTTAAGTTCAAATTTGACACTTGCTGTCCCAGATAAGCTATAGGTCCACTCGAATGTAGCTATTGGGTTCACCCTGGAGTCTTGTTTCAGTAATCCAGAAGAGATCATCTGATGTGCAAATAACTGAACTATGGCGACGAAGGAAATTTGGTTACTAAAAATGGAATCTAAGCACCACTCCTAAGGCTGGACTTCTCAACGTACACTATACTAGCTCGCTGACCTGGAAACGGATCACTGAAAGCAGGAAACGTTTGTTCAAGTGAATACATGCCTTGAATGTGTATGTCCACACTTAGTTATGAACTCAGCAGAGTGTAGTTTGCAATTCCTTATAAATGATTTCTGTATGTGGATGTTAACGTTACTTCTTATGCACTTGTTGCTCACTCTAAATCATGTTAGAACGATCTCTTTTAGTGTTCACATAATCACTGATTTCTGCGCGAGAAGTCTCGTTCATTCATGTTGTACCAGAAGTCCAGAAGTGATCAGAGCAGTTGGGCAAACAAAAACGTGACTAGGAGGTGTGTTAGTTTCTGTTCTAAAAGGCAAGTTCAGGGAAGCAAAGTCCAGCAAAGACAAGTTTCAACTTCAAGTTTGGCACTTGCTGCCCGGGATAAGCTATAGGTCCTCTTGAACAGAAAATTCTAGAGGGGAAAAAAGTTTACCTCTTTCTTCTTGCACTCCTTATAATCGTCAAACTGCTGCTGGCACTTGCTCTTGTCTTGGCTGGTCTCCAAACCTGGAAATACATCAGAACTTAATCAGGGATCGACCATACGCGCATGGAATCattaaggccttgtttacttctctcgtattttttTCCCCAATGagtatggggatgggaggggatttggtgtcacccaatcccctcaaatacccttccccaaaaatacactagtatgatgaagagtttttgatttaggcAAAAAATGTGGGGATGGGAAGGGATGGGAGGGTATATCTCGAGATTATTTGAttcaaaaccggagaagtaaacggactagtgGGGATTTTCCGGGATACAAAATAATCCCCTTCCATCCCCATAAATACCttcgaagtaaacaaggcctaaggGATCGTGACCGGAGGGAAGCGGGAATGGGTGGTGGCCGGATTAGGATTAGGTTGGGCGGGCGAGCGAGGATGGGCGCGTACACTTGAGGGAGGCGGTGTACTGGGGGAAGCAGGAGGAGTCGGCGATCCGGGCCGCGCTGGGGTACGGCGGGGTCGACGTCGCCTGAACGGAGGCACGGTGGGTGGGGGACGCCGCTGCCGCATGAGCCGCCGCCATGCTTGccgtcctcttcggtcttctcctaCCTCCTCTCGCTCTCCTTTCGTGGGCTTTTCCCCTTCCTTTCTTTCGTGCACTCCTGCAGACAGAGTAATGGGCTTTGATCTGTTTGTGTCGAATGTTGGGCTGCTGGAACGGGCTTCTTCTGGAAGAATGGGCCCAAACTTTACACTGCATGAACTCGAAAAAACATGTGGCAACTTGTTTTTGCTAATTGAAAAAAAGGGTTTTGAATAACAAATCTGTGACATGATTTCTTCAAGCCTGACATGACGATGCTCTTGTCTGAATTTTGTACTGTCATTCTGGATTCATGCTCTCGTGGACGACTTCTTTGGCAGCCTAGATCTTGTgatggaagaaaaaaaaaacaacttgTGGTGACTTTCATAGCAAGTATTctccatatgtatcgagatgTCAAATGGCAATCTATCAAAAGAAAAGGAATTCTGACCAGATTAGTTTTTGGTCTGGTTAATAACAAGCTCGGACAGGACAAGATCGTGTGATTGCTAACCAAGTGTCATTTGTAAA includes these proteins:
- the LOC124678108 gene encoding beta-fructofuranosidase, insoluble isoenzyme 7-like, with the protein product MNGIEHLGNGRTAYHFQPAKHWQNDPNGPMYHNGLYHFFYQYNPHGPTWDVGKLSWGHSVSGDLVNWAALDNALDPTDPFDANGCWSGSATILPGGRPAILYTGIDADKVQVQNVAFAKDPSDPLLREWEKPSCNPVIPYPADVTRNNFRDPTEAWRGRDGLWRVGIVAEVNGVGSLLVYRSADFLRWERNAAPLHASSRDVPVLECPDLFPVAATAHGATEGLETSAPSGAGVRHVLKLTDFAKEDHYMVGFYDDAADTFVPAEPERGGDPENWRRLDHGHLYASKSFYDARNKRRVLWAWVDETDGGGVARGWAGIQAFPRAMWLDADGKRLVQWPVEEIETLRRKRVGLQWATDVEAGGRKEIAGIVSSQADVEVMFEIPNLEEAETLDPEWLLDPKGLCAAKGASVHGGVGPFGLLVLASSDLEEHTAVFFRVFKHGGKYKVLMCTDLTKSCTKAGAHKPSYGAFLDVAVEKDKFISLRTLIDHTVVESFGDGGRTCMTARVYPEHAAMGSTHLYVFNNGTGAVKVSKLEAWELATAAVNSGSLAPVVVKASDPKEAL
- the LOC124678109 gene encoding uncharacterized protein LOC124678109; translated protein: MAAAHAAAASPTHRASVQATSTPPYPSAARIADSSCFPQYTASLKCLETSQDKSKCQQQFDDYKECKKKEREARLERNRSRTLFG